From one Thermatribacter velox genomic stretch:
- the hsdR gene encoding EcoAI/FtnUII family type I restriction enzme subunit R gives MRNEADTRATLIDPKLKAAGWADTQITREHYYRRDHQYTQGRVILVGNHVRRGEARKVDYLLYVSDSFPIAVVEAKAESELAEAGLEQAKSYARDLGLAFAYATNGHEIIEFDFFTNTSRQLERFPTPEELWNRWCQNLGRGDASSVTKPMEYGANRRSNPLLYPYCSEAMCGKRPFYFQEVAIREIVKRLMQGRKRVLLTMATGTGKTFVAFQVVWKLIKSGWLQRQHPERPTRVLFLADRVVLRDQAYNTFAPFADGTSEPRYKIEGHPPNLTRDLYFGIYQTLWSPDDEGRRLFEKFPADFFDLVIIDECHRSGFGTWREILDHFGSAIHLGMTATPKQDENIDTYAYFCSEEPEVAIDPEHPERGTWRPPAFQYSLGRGIEDGFLATYKIHRVRTTVDVTGLHLEEAVEQGAEVFIPEDVEPRKVYTTPQFEREITLPDRTRAMVQHLAGLLRRFGKMEKTMVFCVDMEHARLVARLLQDEFGPETGLSNYAVPIISEEGEEGRRALEAFADSDKPAPVVATTAELLSTGVDVPSCRNIVFMKTVSSPILFKQIIGRGSRLDPATDKYWFRIIDYTGATRLLDEWDRPPVPPPDLPKGPQTAGLEGVVFHADTQELIVGASVSVRTGPNSQRGPIRTDEQGRFRFDNLPAGCLQLIVSASGFATRSIGVETLAEETTQVEVALKPARKKGGKIRVEGLEVTIADEAVFVIEATGEQLTLEQYCDYTRRRILDAAPARSDLRAIWLDTARRKAFLEDLARSSVHPQVLAEVLGQPDADAFDLLAHIAFGSPIRTRSERTEAFLNREQAFIRRHAEEARRVILELLDKYRVGGIEQLEPEVFGVSPFREWGGAVKISRIFGGPEALGRSLQEMRERIYAEEAIV, from the coding sequence ATGAGAAACGAAGCCGACACTCGCGCAACACTCATTGACCCGAAATTGAAGGCCGCCGGTTGGGCAGACACCCAAATCACACGCGAACACTACTACCGGCGAGACCATCAGTACACTCAGGGTCGGGTGATCCTGGTAGGCAATCACGTACGCCGAGGTGAAGCGCGAAAAGTCGATTACCTTCTTTATGTTTCGGATTCTTTTCCAATTGCGGTTGTAGAAGCCAAGGCAGAATCGGAGCTAGCAGAAGCAGGTCTCGAGCAGGCCAAATCCTATGCCAGAGACCTCGGACTTGCCTTTGCCTACGCGACAAATGGTCACGAGATCATCGAATTCGACTTTTTCACAAACACAAGCAGGCAACTCGAACGCTTCCCAACGCCTGAAGAGTTGTGGAATCGATGGTGCCAGAATTTGGGGCGGGGCGATGCCTCAAGCGTCACCAAGCCGATGGAGTATGGTGCGAATCGGCGATCCAACCCACTCCTTTATCCCTACTGCTCCGAGGCCATGTGCGGCAAGAGACCGTTCTATTTCCAAGAAGTTGCTATCCGGGAGATTGTAAAACGACTCATGCAAGGCCGAAAGCGGGTGCTACTCACCATGGCCACCGGCACAGGAAAGACTTTCGTTGCTTTTCAGGTGGTTTGGAAGCTGATCAAATCCGGCTGGCTCCAGAGACAACACCCTGAACGTCCGACCCGCGTGCTGTTTCTGGCTGATCGCGTGGTCCTGCGTGACCAAGCGTACAACACCTTCGCTCCCTTCGCAGATGGGACCAGTGAGCCGCGTTACAAAATCGAGGGACACCCGCCCAATTTGACCCGCGATCTCTACTTTGGCATCTATCAAACTCTCTGGAGCCCGGACGATGAAGGGCGTCGTCTCTTTGAAAAGTTTCCGGCCGATTTCTTTGACCTTGTCATCATCGACGAGTGCCATCGTTCCGGATTCGGTACCTGGCGCGAGATTTTGGATCATTTTGGGTCTGCCATTCATCTTGGCATGACTGCCACGCCCAAGCAAGACGAGAACATTGACACTTACGCTTACTTCTGCTCAGAAGAACCCGAGGTCGCGATCGACCCGGAACACCCGGAGCGCGGCACCTGGCGCCCGCCTGCCTTCCAATACAGCCTGGGGCGTGGCATTGAAGACGGCTTTCTTGCCACTTACAAAATCCACCGGGTTCGCACCACAGTGGATGTTACAGGGCTACACCTGGAAGAGGCTGTCGAGCAAGGTGCCGAGGTCTTCATTCCCGAAGATGTGGAACCCCGAAAGGTTTACACAACGCCTCAGTTCGAGCGTGAGATCACGCTTCCCGACCGCACCCGCGCGATGGTGCAGCACCTTGCAGGGCTCCTACGCCGCTTCGGGAAGATGGAGAAGACCATGGTCTTCTGCGTGGATATGGAACACGCGCGATTGGTAGCCCGGCTGCTTCAAGACGAGTTCGGCCCAGAGACCGGACTTTCCAACTATGCCGTGCCCATCATCTCCGAAGAAGGGGAAGAGGGTCGCAGGGCCCTGGAGGCCTTTGCGGATTCGGACAAGCCGGCTCCTGTCGTGGCAACGACCGCGGAGCTCCTTTCCACCGGTGTGGACGTGCCTTCGTGCCGGAACATTGTATTTATGAAGACGGTGTCTTCGCCAATCCTCTTCAAGCAGATCATCGGCCGGGGAAGCCGCCTGGACCCAGCGACCGACAAGTACTGGTTCCGCATCATTGACTACACGGGTGCGACCCGGCTCCTTGACGAGTGGGATAGGCCACCCGTCCCACCGCCGGACCTGCCAAAAGGCCCACAGACGGCAGGCCTTGAGGGCGTGGTTTTTCATGCCGATACCCAGGAGCTCATTGTCGGTGCAAGCGTTTCCGTCCGTACCGGACCAAACTCCCAGCGGGGACCGATCCGCACGGATGAGCAGGGCCGTTTCCGCTTCGACAACCTTCCCGCCGGTTGTCTCCAGCTCATCGTGAGCGCAAGTGGCTTTGCGACCCGCTCCATCGGTGTAGAAACGCTTGCGGAAGAGACTACCCAGGTCGAGGTGGCGCTCAAGCCAGCCCGAAAGAAGGGTGGGAAGATCCGGGTCGAGGGCCTGGAGGTGACCATTGCCGACGAGGCGGTCTTTGTCATCGAAGCCACGGGCGAGCAACTCACTCTCGAGCAGTACTGCGACTACACCCGCCGCCGCATTCTTGACGCGGCACCCGCACGGTCGGACCTGCGGGCCATCTGGCTGGATACCGCACGCCGCAAGGCTTTTCTCGAGGATCTCGCCCGCTCCAGCGTGCACCCGCAGGTTCTTGCGGAGGTCTTAGGACAACCGGATGCCGACGCCTTCGATCTTCTTGCGCATATCGCTTTCGGTTCGCCGATCCGCACCAGAAGCGAGCGGACCGAAGCCTTTCTGAACCGTGAGCAGGCATTCATCCGCCGCCATGCCGAAGAGGCCCGCCGGGTGATCCTGGAACTTCTGGACAAGTATCGCGTGGGTGGCATCGAGCAGCTCGAACCAGAGGTCTTCGGCGTTTCTCCGTTCCGCGAGTGGGGCGGCGCGGTGAAAATCAGCCGGATTTTTGGCGGACCCGAAGCCCTGGGCCGCTCGCTTCAGGAAATGAGAGAACGAATCTACGCTGAGGAGGCTATTGTATGA
- a CDS encoding transposase produces MTQYQVTIDSEILCLVKAVEIHFQGVTWQRCQTHFVRNLLDACPKSLQRELHG; encoded by the coding sequence ATGACCCAATACCAGGTTACCATAGACAGCGAAATCTTGTGCTTGGTGAAAGCCGTAGAGATCCACTTTCAAGGGGTAACATGGCAACGTTGCCAAACCCACTTTGTCCGCAACCTCCTGGATGCCTGCCCCAAGTCTCTGCAACGCGAACTGCACGGGTAG
- a CDS encoding N-6 DNA methylase: protein MNGPQTRETLANEIWRACDILRRDNNCGGIMEYVEHLAWLLFLRFLDAQEDEWETQAKLAGRTYTRILDGDLRWSAWATKDWPADRLLEFVHGRLIPYLQSLGGDPLRETVRGVFAERNVIVCASGYNLKEVLQILNGIDFHSQDDIFTVSQVYEELLRRLGSENRMAGEFYTPRPVVRFVVEVVDPKIGETVYDPACGSCGFLAQAYLHMKKDEKTIEDHKMLQERTFFGQEKKPLPALLGLMNMVLHGVTAPQIRRRNTLEENIRQVSERFDVILTNPPFGGIEGRHIQANFPVQASATELLFLQHIMKKLKPRDGARCGMVVPEGTLFRGGAFATVKQDLLEQFNLHTVVSLPPGTFAPYSDVKTALIFFERPGPTKEVFYYELLLPEGLKKFSKGSPIQDEHFDEARRLWKAWDACRKGQGPRETCLSERSWIVTVEEIKARGYDLTARNPNRKETETLPPPMEIVAGLLEREREILAIVEELDELLSNGNAEGVS from the coding sequence ATGAACGGACCGCAAACACGCGAAACCCTTGCCAACGAAATCTGGCGCGCTTGTGACATCCTGCGCCGCGACAACAACTGTGGCGGCATCATGGAGTATGTGGAGCACCTGGCTTGGCTCCTCTTCCTGCGTTTCCTCGACGCTCAGGAAGATGAATGGGAAACTCAAGCAAAGCTCGCCGGTCGCACCTATACCCGCATTCTGGACGGCGACCTTCGCTGGAGCGCTTGGGCAACGAAGGACTGGCCCGCTGACCGGCTCCTTGAGTTCGTCCATGGTCGCCTGATCCCTTATCTACAAAGTCTTGGGGGTGACCCATTGCGCGAGACCGTGCGCGGGGTCTTCGCCGAGCGCAACGTCATCGTCTGCGCCTCGGGTTACAACCTGAAGGAAGTCCTGCAAATCCTCAACGGAATCGACTTCCACAGCCAGGACGACATTTTCACCGTCTCCCAGGTCTACGAGGAGCTACTCCGAAGGTTGGGGAGTGAGAACCGCATGGCTGGCGAGTTCTACACCCCGCGTCCGGTGGTGCGCTTCGTGGTTGAGGTAGTGGACCCTAAAATCGGCGAGACAGTCTACGACCCGGCCTGCGGTTCCTGCGGCTTCCTCGCCCAGGCCTATCTTCACATGAAGAAGGATGAAAAAACCATTGAAGACCACAAGATGCTTCAGGAGCGTACCTTCTTCGGCCAGGAAAAAAAGCCCCTTCCGGCGCTTTTGGGCCTGATGAACATGGTGCTGCATGGCGTCACCGCCCCGCAGATCCGCCGCCGCAACACCCTGGAAGAGAACATCCGCCAGGTCTCCGAGCGTTTTGATGTCATCTTGACTAATCCTCCCTTTGGCGGTATAGAGGGACGCCACATCCAGGCCAACTTCCCGGTCCAGGCCTCGGCAACAGAGCTTCTCTTCCTTCAACACATCATGAAGAAGCTCAAGCCCCGGGACGGCGCCCGCTGTGGCATGGTCGTGCCTGAGGGAACGCTCTTCCGCGGCGGAGCCTTTGCCACGGTTAAGCAGGATCTCCTCGAGCAGTTTAACCTGCATACCGTGGTGAGCCTTCCACCCGGCACCTTTGCGCCCTATTCGGATGTGAAGACCGCGCTTATTTTCTTTGAGCGCCCGGGTCCGACAAAGGAGGTCTTTTATTACGAATTGCTGCTTCCCGAGGGACTCAAGAAATTCAGTAAAGGGAGCCCCATCCAGGACGAGCACTTCGACGAAGCCCGCAGACTGTGGAAAGCCTGGGACGCCTGTCGCAAGGGCCAAGGTCCGCGCGAGACCTGCCTCTCCGAACGTTCTTGGATTGTTACCGTAGAGGAAATCAAGGCCCGCGGGTATGACCTCACCGCCCGCAACCCGAACCGCAAGGAGACCGAGACCTTGCCACCACCCATGGAAATCGTAGCAGGCCTCCTGGAGCGCGAACGGGAGATTCTGGCGATCGTGGAAGAGTTGGATGAGCTTCTAAGCAACGGGAACGCGGAGGGTGTATCATGA
- a CDS encoding transposase: MEALADYKRCKAAEPRNPIRRREWVIQIFPNEESALRLMGAVLMEIDEAWTTEHRYFDMTEYWKWRKDSVKRVEAAGDTKHSRVA; this comes from the coding sequence TTGGAAGCGCTTGCGGACTACAAACGGTGTAAAGCAGCTGAACCAAGAAATCCAATCCGGCGTCGTGAATGGGTAATTCAAATCTTCCCCAACGAAGAGTCTGCACTACGTTTGATGGGAGCGGTCCTCATGGAAATCGATGAAGCTTGGACTACCGAACACCGCTATTTTGACATGACGGAGTACTGGAAATGGAGAAAGGATAGTGTGAAGCGGGTAGAGGCTGCAGGGGATACCAAGCATTCTCGGGTAGCTTAA
- a CDS encoding helix-turn-helix domain-containing protein: protein MGKNPKYLKGERFTLHKMAREGKIPAVKIANQWRFRKEDIDRWLQEIRNKETLSK from the coding sequence TTGGGAAAAAACCCAAAATATTTAAAAGGAGAAAGATTTACTCTTCACAAAATGGCAAGGGAAGGCAAAATTCCTGCTGTTAAAATTGCTAATCAATGGAGATTTAGAAAGGAAGATATTGATAGATGGCTTCAAGAGATAAGAAATAAAGAAACTCTCTCCAAATAA